A part of Stigmatopora nigra isolate UIUO_SnigA unplaced genomic scaffold, RoL_Snig_1.1 HiC_scaffold_25, whole genome shotgun sequence genomic DNA contains:
- the mansc4 gene encoding uncharacterized protein mansc4 isoform X1 → MNVAQGLLTFAMVVFRAESRCSAKFSSQNCWIRSFPGIQVNIEASEKRGARLLKTYREESPLRCGHTCCLTGNASCHVAVFHSDATCCHVHCPTLESCIIKHNPDAVLLNISNSGLDPKPNPDLLVFGKNSDVRVGRINSSEPLPLDKRQFYHLAPPIVSIKPTTTDKSSTTAPKPPSITPFRTSPHALSTSINQNRAQTPPTFQLPNTENPKTDTQMYRSPKSWHEDPLTNNPSTVKELNPNHLTTLTSINEQQDIERSTRPSLDSPPTWFLKRITHKPLVKDTENPKTQMSVKARCSTPGREDQLADLGIGFQGPPVVLLACFVVFVACIIWILACWRTKNRRMEYYRASGGRMAKMRLVKYHLVAEENFR, encoded by the exons ATGAACGTCGCACAAGGTTTGTTGACTTTTGCAATGGTCGTTTTCCGGGCCGAATCACGTTGTTCGGCCAAATTTTCATCCCAAAACTGCTGGATTCGGAGTTTTCCGGGAATCCAGGTAAATATCGAGGCGTCTGAGAAGCGAGGGGCCCGTTTACTCAAGACTTACCGAGAGGAAAGCCCCTTGAGATGCGGACACACCTGCTGCCTCACGGGTAATG CGTCCTGTCACGTGGCCGTCTTTCATTCGGACGCGACCTGTTGTCACGTGCATTGTCCAACTTTGGAGAGCTGTATCATCAAGCACAATCCGGACGCCGTTCTTCTAAATATCTCCAATAGCG GCTTGGATCCCAAACCCAATCCCGATCTGTTGGTGTTCGGCAAAAACTCTGACGTCCGCGTGGGTCGCATCAACTCCTCCGAGCCGCTCCCATTGGACAAACGCCAATTCTACCACCTGGCTCCGCCCATCGTCAGCATTAAACCGACAACCACCGACAAATCATCCACCACCGCCCCGAAACCGCCATCCATCACCCCATTCCGAACATCTCCACATGCACTTTCCACTTCAATTAATCAAAACCGAGCCCAgactcctcccactttccaattGCCCAACACCGAAAATCCAAAAACTGACACTCAAATGTACCGAAGCCCCAAATCTTGGCATGAAGACCCCTTAACCAACAACCCAAGCACCGTCAAAGAGCTCAACCCCAACCATTTAaccactttaacgtcaattaACGAACAGCAAGACATCGAACGGAGTACAAGGCCTTCTCTGGATTCTCCGCCAACATGGTTTCTAAAACGGATTACCCACAAACCATTGGTTAAAGACACTGAGAACCCCAAAACCCAGATGTCGGTGAAAGCGCGATGCTCCACCCCCGGGCGAGAAGACCAATTAGCCGATCTGGGGATCGGGTTTCAAGGCCCGCCAGTGGTTCTGCTAGCCTGTTTTGTGGTATTTGTGGCCTGTATTATTTGGATACTTGCATGTTGGAGGACCAAAAACAGGAGGATGGAATACTATCGGGCATCTGGGGGAAGAATGGCGAAAATGCGGTTGGTTAAGTACCATCTGGTGGCAGAGGAGAACTTTAGATGA
- the mansc4 gene encoding uncharacterized protein mansc4 isoform X2 — translation MNVAQGLLTFAMVVFRAESRCSAKFSSQNCWIRSFPGIQVNIEASEKRGARLLKTYREESPLRCGHTCCLTASCHVAVFHSDATCCHVHCPTLESCIIKHNPDAVLLNISNSGLDPKPNPDLLVFGKNSDVRVGRINSSEPLPLDKRQFYHLAPPIVSIKPTTTDKSSTTAPKPPSITPFRTSPHALSTSINQNRAQTPPTFQLPNTENPKTDTQMYRSPKSWHEDPLTNNPSTVKELNPNHLTTLTSINEQQDIERSTRPSLDSPPTWFLKRITHKPLVKDTENPKTQMSVKARCSTPGREDQLADLGIGFQGPPVVLLACFVVFVACIIWILACWRTKNRRMEYYRASGGRMAKMRLVKYHLVAEENFR, via the exons ATGAACGTCGCACAAGGTTTGTTGACTTTTGCAATGGTCGTTTTCCGGGCCGAATCACGTTGTTCGGCCAAATTTTCATCCCAAAACTGCTGGATTCGGAGTTTTCCGGGAATCCAGGTAAATATCGAGGCGTCTGAGAAGCGAGGGGCCCGTTTACTCAAGACTTACCGAGAGGAAAGCCCCTTGAGATGCGGACACACCTGCTGCCTCACGG CGTCCTGTCACGTGGCCGTCTTTCATTCGGACGCGACCTGTTGTCACGTGCATTGTCCAACTTTGGAGAGCTGTATCATCAAGCACAATCCGGACGCCGTTCTTCTAAATATCTCCAATAGCG GCTTGGATCCCAAACCCAATCCCGATCTGTTGGTGTTCGGCAAAAACTCTGACGTCCGCGTGGGTCGCATCAACTCCTCCGAGCCGCTCCCATTGGACAAACGCCAATTCTACCACCTGGCTCCGCCCATCGTCAGCATTAAACCGACAACCACCGACAAATCATCCACCACCGCCCCGAAACCGCCATCCATCACCCCATTCCGAACATCTCCACATGCACTTTCCACTTCAATTAATCAAAACCGAGCCCAgactcctcccactttccaattGCCCAACACCGAAAATCCAAAAACTGACACTCAAATGTACCGAAGCCCCAAATCTTGGCATGAAGACCCCTTAACCAACAACCCAAGCACCGTCAAAGAGCTCAACCCCAACCATTTAaccactttaacgtcaattaACGAACAGCAAGACATCGAACGGAGTACAAGGCCTTCTCTGGATTCTCCGCCAACATGGTTTCTAAAACGGATTACCCACAAACCATTGGTTAAAGACACTGAGAACCCCAAAACCCAGATGTCGGTGAAAGCGCGATGCTCCACCCCCGGGCGAGAAGACCAATTAGCCGATCTGGGGATCGGGTTTCAAGGCCCGCCAGTGGTTCTGCTAGCCTGTTTTGTGGTATTTGTGGCCTGTATTATTTGGATACTTGCATGTTGGAGGACCAAAAACAGGAGGATGGAATACTATCGGGCATCTGGGGGAAGAATGGCGAAAATGCGGTTGGTTAAGTACCATCTGGTGGCAGAGGAGAACTTTAGATGA
- the mrps35 gene encoding small ribosomal subunit protein mS35 gives MAAHASKKLLLSLSRFNNVSAGLSNVSFRAAYATVLSPNLPLNKDVPERAGRGTFNKKPRREVGPPRTKKMAEDQDWTVVYPAAAPFRPGTVPLPVRMGYPVRGGVPPEKQGNLELIKIPNFLHLTPAAIKKHCEALKPFCNEWPSTLDTDAKCEENFPIRVESNDYLSAGPSVRNPAARVVQLRLKLSSLNLDDHARKKMLKLVGDRYCKDTDILTITTDSCPLRKQNYDYAMYLLTVLYHESWKTEAWEADKTVADMEEYSWEDSPSQKNILDTLLPQSDGGEEERQSLLARREMEAYKDSVTRLKNQGDSESAVHQYKEAVKNVLKL, from the exons ATGGCTGCTCACGCAAGCAAGAAATTGCTGCTGTCCTTAAGTCGATTTAACAACGTTAGCGCAGGATTGTCAAATGTATCTTTCAGGGCTGCATATGCGACAGTTTTGTCACCCAATTTGCCTCTAAACAAAG aTGTTCCTGAGAGGGCTGGTAGAGGAACTTTTAACAAAAAGCCAAGAAGAGAG GTGGGACCACCCAGAACAAAAAAGATGGCAGAAGATCAAGATTGGACTGTAGTCTACCCGGCGGCGGCCCCCTTCAGACCCGGCACCGTACCCCTTCCCGTCAGGATGGGTTACCCCGTAAGAGGAGGGGTTCCCCCCGAGAAGCAAGGCAATTTAGAGCTGATCAAA attcCCAACTTTCTTCATTTGACACCAGCAGCCATTAAGAAACACTGTGAAGCTCTTAAAC CGTTCTGCAATGAATGGCCGTCCACGCTGGACACGGACGCTAAGTGTGAGGAGAATTTTCCCATCCGGGTGGAGAGCAATGATTACTTGTCAGCGGGGCCTTCTGTTCGAAACCCAGCGGCTCGGGTTGTTCAACTACGA TTAAAGCTGTCCAGCTTGAACTTGGACGACCACGCCAGAAAGAAAATGCTGAAACTGGTCGGGGACAGATACTGCAAAGACACAGACATCCTCACCATCACAACTGACAG CTGCCCGCTAAGAAAACAGAATTACGACTACGCCATGTACCTGCTGACTGTCCTTTATCACGAATCTTGG AAAACCGAGGCATGGGAGGCAGACAAGACGGTGGCGGACATGGAGGAGTATTCATGGGAGGACAGCCCGTCCCAGAAGAATATCCTCGATACGTTGCTGCCGCAATCGGACGGCGGCGAGGAGGAACGCCAAAGTCTGCTGGCCAGAAGGGAAATGGAAGCGTACAAGGACTCGGTCACCAGATTGAAGAACCAAGGAGACAGTGAAAGCGCCGTCCACCAATACAAGGAAGCCGTCAAGAACGTCCTCAAGCTTTGA